From a region of the Mycobacterium intracellulare ATCC 13950 genome:
- the eccA3 gene encoding type VII secretion system ESX-3 AAA family ATPase EccA3 gives MEHGDTGMLTVQPANSRVDTRVDGDVVSRFATCCRALGIVVYQRQRPADLAAARSGFAALTRIAHDQCDAWTGLAAAGDTSLRVLEAVSRTAASAGVLQRQVDLAPNSLGFRYDTGLYLQFRATTPDDFHLAYAAALATAGRFADADAIVAGLTAERPNWREARWVSVVINYRAERWSDVVKLLTPIVNDTDLDEAFSHAAKIALGTALARLGMFAPALSYLEEPEGPVAVAAVDGALAKALVLRAHVDEDAASEVLQDLYAAHPENEQVEQALTDTSFGIVTTTAARIEARTDPWDPETEPSAEDFVDPAAHERKAVLLHEAERQLAEFIGLEEVKNQVSRLKSSVAMELVRKQRGLAVAQRAHHLVFAGPPGTGKTTIARVVAKIYCGLGLLKRENIREVHRADLIGQHIGETEAKTNAIIDSALDGVLFLDEAYALVATGAKNDFGLVAIDTLLARMENDRDRLVVIIAGYRADLDKFLDTNEGLRSRFTRNIDFPSYAPSELVEIANKMAEQRDSIFEKAALDHMEELFTKLATESTPDANGISRRNLDIAGNGRFVRNIVERSEEEREFRLDHSEHAGTGEFSDEELMTITDDDVARSVEPLLRGLGLSVPA, from the coding sequence GTGGAACACGGTGACACCGGCATGCTCACAGTTCAGCCGGCCAATTCGCGCGTGGACACGCGCGTTGACGGCGACGTCGTCAGCCGGTTCGCCACCTGCTGTCGCGCGCTGGGCATCGTCGTCTACCAACGCCAGCGGCCGGCCGACCTGGCCGCCGCGCGTTCGGGTTTCGCCGCGCTGACCCGCATCGCCCACGACCAATGCGACGCGTGGACGGGGCTGGCGGCCGCCGGAGACACGTCCCTGCGAGTGCTCGAGGCGGTGTCGCGCACCGCGGCCTCCGCGGGCGTGCTGCAGCGCCAGGTCGACCTGGCACCCAACTCGCTGGGCTTCCGCTACGACACCGGACTGTATCTACAGTTCCGCGCGACCACTCCCGACGACTTCCACCTTGCCTACGCGGCCGCGCTCGCGACGGCGGGACGGTTTGCTGACGCCGACGCGATCGTCGCCGGCCTGACGGCCGAGCGACCGAACTGGCGTGAGGCCCGCTGGGTGTCCGTCGTCATCAACTACCGCGCCGAGCGCTGGTCGGACGTCGTCAAACTGCTGACCCCGATCGTCAACGACACGGACCTGGACGAGGCGTTCTCGCACGCGGCCAAGATCGCGCTCGGCACCGCGCTGGCCCGGCTGGGCATGTTCGCCCCGGCGCTGTCCTACCTGGAGGAGCCCGAGGGGCCGGTCGCGGTGGCGGCCGTCGACGGCGCGCTGGCCAAAGCGCTGGTGCTGCGCGCCCACGTCGACGAGGACGCGGCGAGCGAAGTGCTGCAGGACCTGTACGCGGCCCACCCCGAGAACGAACAGGTCGAACAGGCCCTGACCGACACCAGTTTCGGCATCGTGACCACCACGGCGGCGCGCATCGAAGCCCGCACCGATCCGTGGGATCCCGAAACCGAGCCCAGCGCCGAGGATTTCGTCGACCCCGCCGCCCACGAACGCAAGGCCGTGCTGCTGCACGAGGCCGAACGCCAGCTCGCCGAGTTCATCGGCCTCGAAGAGGTCAAGAACCAGGTGTCGCGGCTGAAGAGCTCGGTCGCCATGGAGCTGGTCCGCAAGCAGCGTGGGCTCGCGGTCGCGCAGCGCGCCCACCACCTGGTCTTCGCCGGCCCGCCCGGAACCGGTAAGACCACCATCGCCCGCGTGGTCGCCAAGATCTATTGCGGCCTGGGGCTTTTGAAGCGGGAGAACATCCGCGAGGTGCACCGCGCCGACCTCATCGGCCAGCACATCGGCGAGACCGAGGCCAAGACCAACGCGATCATCGACAGCGCGCTCGACGGCGTGCTGTTCCTCGACGAGGCCTACGCACTGGTCGCCACCGGCGCCAAGAACGACTTCGGGCTGGTGGCCATCGACACGCTGCTGGCGCGGATGGAGAACGACCGCGACCGCCTGGTGGTCATCATCGCCGGGTACCGGGCCGACCTGGACAAGTTCCTGGACACCAACGAGGGCTTGCGTTCCCGATTCACCCGCAACATCGACTTCCCTTCCTACGCACCGTCGGAACTGGTCGAGATCGCGAACAAGATGGCCGAGCAGCGCGACAGCATCTTCGAAAAGGCCGCGCTCGACCACATGGAGGAGTTGTTCACGAAGTTGGCGACCGAGTCGACACCCGATGCCAACGGAATTTCGCGACGCAACCTGGACATCGCCGGTAACGGTCGATTCGTCCGAAACATCGTCGAACGCTCCGAAGAAGAACGAGAGTTCCGGCTCGACCATTCGGAACACGCCGGAACCGGCGAATTCAGTGACGAGGAGCTGATGACGATCACCGACGACGACGTCGCAAGGTCGGTTGAGCCGCTGCTGCGCGGCCTCGGGCTGTCGGTGCCGGCATGA